DNA sequence from the Coregonus clupeaformis isolate EN_2021a chromosome 13, ASM2061545v1, whole genome shotgun sequence genome:
atgggtgaacaggtagtacaggagggggctgagcatacacacttgtggggccccagtgttaaggatcagtgaagtggagatgttgtatCCTACCTTTACCaactgggggcagcccgtcaggaagtccaggacccaattgcacagggctgggttgagacccagggcctcaagcttaatgatgagcttggagggtactatggtgttgaatgctgagctatagtcaatgaacagcattcttacataggtattcgtcttgtccagatgggatagggcagtgtgatggtgattgcatcgtctgtggacctattgtggcggtaagcaaattgaagtgggtctagggtgacaggtaaggtggaggtgatatgatccttgactagtctctcaaagcacttcatgatgacagaagtgagtgctacggggcgaaagtcatttagttcagttacctttgcattcttgggtacaggaacaatggtggccatcttgatgcatgtggggacagcagactgggatatggagagatgaatatgtccgtaaacacaccagccagctggtctgcgcatgctctgaggacgcggtaTGCATTAAAGAATGGTCATTTTTACAAGTATCGACTGATACCGACTCAATGTAGTCAGAGGTACACTCCGCCAAAACTCATCGCCTTTCAACTCTATTGAGTATCGTGGAGTTGAGAATTCTCAGCTACTAGCTAGATTGTGTACCTGCCATTGCCACTGAATATGAATCTGTAAGTGAAATACTCTTACTAAGAATGTTTTTGTTTCTAGAATCACAATCATCAAGGACACAAAAGTCCCTAACGCCTGCCTCTTCACGTTGAACAAAGAGGATCACACATTTGGTAACATCATCAGACAGTGAGTTCAACTATTACATTTCATTGGGTTTTTTGTGcaataaattataattgtaaacTCTTCATAACTTAATGTTCTTGTTTTTGCAGACAACTTCTGAAGGACCCCCAGGTGCTCTTTGCTGGCTATAAGGTCCCTCGTTCTCTGGAGCACAAGATTGTGATCCGTGTTCAGACCACACCAGACTACAGTCCTCAGGAGGCTTTCACTAATGCCATTACTGACCTCATCAGTGAGCTGTCGTTGTTGGAGGAGAGATTTAGGGTGAGTACATGATACATTGTCTGTGTATTTCGTGGAACAGTTCTAGTGTAGCGGACTGTCAATATATGATAACAttaaacagttgaagtcggaagtttatatacacttaggttggagtcattaaaactcatttttcaaccactccaaaaatgtcttgttaacaaactatagttttggtaagtctgttaggacatctactttgtgcatgacagaagtaatttttccaacatttgtttacagacagattattccacttataattcactgtatcacaattgcagTTGGTCAgtagtgtacatacactaagttgactgtgcctttaaacagcttggaaaattccagaaaatgctgtcatggctttagaacaggggtgtcaaatgtaggcccgcaaacgggtttaatccggcccgcgagatgatttaaaaatatatatatataaaaatgcgctgcaatttttcaataaaacaaactgctgttccaattgcgtccactggatggagcaatagcaattgtgttaagcaagcaaactgtttataccggggcagagcaagtaggtcaagcacgtgcagccaatgagctactttgttttgcccgcgatatttattacggcttctacttttaacattatgtgctttggcacccttattgccccaatatgtctctgtcaaaaaagagaaaagtggacgtagagtgcagagtgttccaagaaaaatggtcatcctatttaatcacggaattgaatgggaaagctgtatgtttggtgtgttcagagcatgttgcagtgctgaaagaatataaccttcgtcgccactatgtgagtcttcatgccgacaaatatgacaactttcaaggacagcggagatgagagaaggtgaatgaactgttggcgggtctgaagaaacagcagtctgtgtttactcacagccgagacctcagtgacgctgcagtgaaagctagctacctcattgctaatgaaatcgcagtggcttcaaaaccatttagtgagggtgaatttgtaaaaacatgcatgatgaaggcagcggagattgtgtgccctgaaaagcggcaggcttttgcaaatatcagcctgacaagaaacacagttgcagacaggatttccgatctttcagtggatttggacagccagttgaagcaaaaagtaaagtcatttattgcgttttcggttgcagttgatgaaagcacggacattacagatgttgcacaactggccattttttcatccggcggagttgatgacacattgaccgtcaccgaggagttcgtggagttggtgccgatgacagatacaacgacagcagctgatatttttaccgcactcgtcgggcgcgctggacagggtcggagtggactggtcccgcgctgtcagcctggctacagatggtgcgccctcaatgatcggggaaaaaagcaggcgttgtgacaaagttcagagagaaagtgcaatctgcaaatggaggacgtgattttttgacttttcactgtattttgcaccaggaggctttgtgttgcaagtcattcaagatggataacgtcatgaaggtggtcatccaaactgttaatttcatccgatccagaagcctgaatcaccgtcagtttaacagccttctcagagagaaagaccacatctatggcctgccataccacactgaggtaagatggttaagccgaggtgctgtgctgaggcgtttctttgatttacgagaagaaattgaacagttcatggaagaaaagggcaaaccagtgttagaatttcattccgcagaatggatgccggaccttgcatttatggtggatgttacagagcacctgaataacttgaacaaacagctgcaagggcgcaacaaagttgtattatgacagcatacgttctttcaagttgaagctgtcattgtgggagacgcaacttgccggtggtgatgcagctcacttcccctgtctgaaaaatgtgtgcgcgacccaacatgtggcagacatgaagcggttcaaagataaaataacgggactgttacgggagtttgagcaacgctttcagatttatgtttatatgtttttatgttgatgtgctattgtttttaattgattttattttatttgtatatttaacctattcttgactctgtggttcttgcacttgtttggggaacaggatttcattatttttatctacatttctgcctgagaaatgacaccctgatatagttctgtgatctgtgatatacttctgtgaatcactgaggcattgtgtgtttgtgtgttctttgtcctcagaactttcaaataacttgaggtgttttatgattaatagtgatgttgtgcttttggacactgtcctcaggctccagctttatgtttatatgtttttatgttgatgtgctattgtttttaattgattttattttatttgtatatttaacctattcttgactctgtggttcttgcacttgtttggggaacaggatttcattatttttatctacatttctgcctgagaaatgacaccctgatatagttctgtgatctgtgaaacagttctgttaatcactgaggcattgtgtgtttgtgtgttctttttctttagaattttcaaataaacttgacgtgttttatgattaatagtgatgttgtgcttgtactattttggacacactgtcctcaggctccagctttatgttgtatgttgatcgtattaaaacaaagaaaacaatctgaagttgttgttttaaagttatatataccatgatttttccggtccggcccacttgggaatagattttcctccatgtggcccctgagctaaaatgagtttgacacccctgctttagaagcttctggaaggctaattgacaacatttgagtcaattggaggtgtacctgtggatgtatttcaaggcctaccttcaaactcagtgtgaTTTGAAACTGAGCTTCTGAGATCATACTGTGGTTTGGTTCATTCAAAACAGAAGCACATGTTGTTGAACTCATTCGAATccaatactgtactgtagttataaccagCTAAAAGTTGACAAGCATGGTTTAAAACTATTTCATGGAAATATTTTGCATGATATTAATTGCTGTTAAATGTTTTCGTTTTGCAATGCCCAACATGCTGCTTATTTGGCCCTATATTGTCTGAGAATAATTGTTTGTTATGTACTGTaaggtttgtttttgtttttaaataaATCATTTTTATAATATTTATTCATCCCTTTTACAGTCTTACAACGCCACTATAGCAAGCATTAGTGATTACAAAATGAGACACTATTGTGAAAAGAGCAAATCAACATTTTatttattctactgtattttatgcATTTTGCCTTGCGGAACTTAATGCATTTGATGTTTTTGCTacgtcctgttttggtgggacaCGTAACGTGATCTACTAATGGCGACGGAAATTGATAATGGGAACTGTGGTTGTAAGGGAATTCGAACTTGTTTATTATGTGAGACTGTGAATGGAAATGGACTATTATCGGAGAATGGTCAACCGGTAAGTCTGTGTTCACTGAAAAATAGATAATGTAAATAAGATCCTGTTCAGTTGCTAGACACAGAGCTCTGAAGCAAACGCCGGTAGCCAGCTAGCCCCCCTATCTGCTCTCCTCTGACTGAGCACTGTCAACAAATACATCATAAAATAGCTAAACAACAGTAATAAGAATTATTACGTATTACTGTTTAGCTTTATGATGTATTTGAAAAGCACTTATTACAGCACTGACTTCATGAATTCCCTTAAACAGATTTGTTGACTTTCTTTAGATACGACACGATTTTATTTACGACCCATTGCTGAGACGAGCTGTGCGCAATTATGGTGGGCAGCAGCTGTCTTTTCCCTTCCCTGGAATATTTTTATGGGACAACTTCATATcagaagaggaggagagtgagtTGATAACCAATATGGACCTTAACGCCTGGAGAGAGTCACAGTCTGGTCGACGGAAACAGGTTTGTTGTCATCTTCCGTTTGCTGCAAGTTGTTAATAGCAAGATTACGCAATTTTGGCAAGTGAATAGGGTCTGGCAGCATGAGTTGCGCAATCAtctctgacatttacattttagtcatttagcagacgctcttatccagagcgacttacagttagtgagtgcatacattttcatactggccccccgtgggaaacgaacccacaaccctggcgttgcaagcgccatgctctaccaactgagctacaggggaccctgaCAATGGCCAGTGTTTCACTCTTTATCATGGGAGGTACCCTTATTAGCAACCATTCACTCCTAACCAGAAAGAATAACCCACTTTAAAAATAAATGTCTTTACAGGACTTTGGGCCTAAAGTGAACTTCAAAAAACGTAAAGTGCGTCTTGGTGGCTTCTGCGGCCTGCCTGCGATCAGCCGTAATCTGGTGCTGCGGATGTCCCAGGAGCCGGTCCTAGCTGGGTTTCAACCAGTGGAGCAGTGCAACCTGGATTACCACCCCCAGCGTGGGTCTGCCATTGACCCCCACCTGGATGACAACTGGCTGTGGGGGGAGCGTCTGGTCACCGTCAACCTGCTCTCAGACACCACTCTCACAATGTCCCTGGAGGAGGGCCTGACAGAACTAGGAAAGGGGGAGGTCCGGGTGTCTGTTCAACTTCCCCGCAGATCCCTTGTGGTGGTA
Encoded proteins:
- the LOC123492245 gene encoding DNA-directed RNA polymerase II subunit RPB11-a-like, with amino-acid sequence MCPLRPQVVQETVPPPVTLRAAPPSSIGVDSEVLGDGTDGPQSERPRVANRITIIKDTKVPNACLFTLNKEDHTFGNIIRQQLLKDPQVLFAGYKVPRSLEHKIVIRVQTTPDYSPQEAFTNAITDLISELSLLEERFRVST
- the alkbh4 gene encoding alpha-ketoglutarate-dependent dioxygenase alkB homolog 4, with translation MATEIDNGNCGCKGIRTCLLCETVNGNGLLSENGQPIRHDFIYDPLLRRAVRNYGGQQLSFPFPGIFLWDNFISEEEESELITNMDLNAWRESQSGRRKQDFGPKVNFKKRKVRLGGFCGLPAISRNLVLRMSQEPVLAGFQPVEQCNLDYHPQRGSAIDPHLDDNWLWGERLVTVNLLSDTTLTMSLEEGLTELGKGEVRVSVQLPRRSLVVVYSEARHRWKHAIHRHDIHERRVCSTYRELSAEFLSGGEEQNVGSQLLDIALSFEGTPI